Proteins co-encoded in one Thermomicrobiales bacterium genomic window:
- a CDS encoding ECF transporter S component, which translates to MSFDKTKGSGNDGPRNVSASDIGGFDVRLIAAAAVMIAVVFVMTRVVQITIGPGGYIHFGDIALYVAAFLFGPIVGGVSGGAGTALADLSSGYGAWAPGTFVIHGLQAFVAGLIAWRGGLTRTIVAVIVGGAIVVIGYFLYQWLLISAGSFSSFQADEGKSAIATAAAAVWPNTFQVLIAAIIAVPLIMAIRQAYPPVRRWGAGPSWTEE; encoded by the coding sequence GTGAGCTTCGACAAGACCAAGGGCTCCGGGAATGACGGGCCGCGCAACGTCAGCGCGAGCGACATCGGCGGGTTCGATGTCCGGCTGATCGCGGCTGCGGCGGTGATGATCGCCGTCGTCTTCGTCATGACCCGCGTGGTGCAGATCACGATCGGGCCGGGTGGCTATATCCACTTCGGGGACATCGCGCTCTACGTCGCGGCGTTCCTGTTCGGGCCGATCGTCGGCGGGGTGTCCGGCGGGGCTGGCACGGCGCTGGCCGACCTCTCGAGCGGCTACGGCGCATGGGCGCCCGGCACGTTCGTCATCCACGGGCTGCAGGCGTTCGTGGCCGGCCTGATCGCCTGGCGCGGTGGGCTGACGCGGACGATCGTCGCTGTCATCGTCGGTGGCGCAATCGTTGTCATCGGGTATTTCCTGTATCAATGGCTTCTGATCTCGGCCGGCTCATTCAGCTCGTTTCAGGCAGACGAGGGCAAGTCCGCCATCGCCACCGCGGCGGCTGCCGTCTGGCCGAACACGTTCCAGGTGCTGATCGCCGCGATCATCGCTGTCCCGTTGATCATGGCAATTCGCCAGGCGTACCCGCCGGTCCGTCGTTGGGGCGCCGGCCCGAGCTGGACCGAGGAATAG
- the ybaK gene encoding Cys-tRNA(Pro) deacylase: MGDRTTGRRTMRGISTPAIAVARKAGIEFSVQSYEVAGEHGPEGWGVEAARALGLDPARVFKTLIVLLDGGRLAVTIIPVAARLRPKSAAAAFGAREAHLAAAHDAERATGYVLGGISPLGQRRKLSAALDASAFDFPTIHVSAGQRGLQIELSPHDLARLISATTASLTS, translated from the coding sequence GTGGGAGATCGAACAACGGGCAGGCGAACCATGCGGGGCATATCGACACCGGCGATCGCGGTGGCGCGGAAGGCCGGGATCGAGTTCTCGGTCCAGTCCTACGAGGTGGCCGGCGAGCACGGACCCGAGGGTTGGGGCGTCGAAGCGGCCAGAGCGTTGGGCCTCGACCCTGCGCGTGTCTTCAAGACGCTCATCGTCCTCTTAGACGGTGGGCGTCTCGCGGTGACGATCATCCCGGTGGCTGCCAGGTTGCGCCCGAAGTCGGCTGCCGCGGCGTTCGGCGCGCGCGAAGCGCATCTGGCTGCGGCGCACGATGCCGAGCGCGCGACAGGCTACGTCCTCGGCGGGATCAGCCCGCTGGGGCAACGCCGGAAGCTGTCGGCGGCGCTCGACGCCTCCGCGTTCGACTTCCCGACGATCCACGTCAGCGCCGGCCAGCGCGGCCTGCAGATCGAGCTTTCGCCGCACGACCTCGCGCGCCTCATCAGCGCGACCACCGCTTCGCTGACCAGTTGA
- a CDS encoding ISKra4 family transposase — protein sequence MGPGFSPLDETLGLLSGVAFTPWLVESIVRLGTLLPFAQAPEILQHFTGVTVSAATVRRLTEVAGAMQEQVERAEVARLERELPAAPAGPAVQLLSVDGAMAPLVGGTWAEVKTLAIGTVEARATGVRTQELSYFSRLADAETFTRLATIETQRRGTASARTVVAVVDGAAWCQGFIDTQRFDAVRVLDFAHALEHLGQVAHAVYGAGTSSASEWLGQQAQALRHGDEQQVLDRLATLGEAPHCGSEARTLIQQNHDYLAARIEQIRYDTFVAAGYPIGSGCVESANKLLVEARLKGSGMHWARANVNPMLALRTLECNQRWEEGWPTLWQAWRRAARVRASHRRQARRASGQAPTPAACAVPHPAVDIVERPSRPKTIVNGKPTIDHPWRRSSPIAAKP from the coding sequence GTGGGGCCGGGCTTTTCCCCCCTGGATGAGACGCTAGGGCTCCTGAGTGGGGTGGCCTTCACGCCGTGGCTCGTTGAGAGCATTGTGCGGCTGGGCACGTTGCTGCCCTTCGCGCAGGCGCCGGAGATCCTGCAGCACTTCACCGGGGTCACGGTCAGCGCCGCCACCGTGCGACGGCTGACGGAGGTGGCCGGCGCGATGCAGGAGCAAGTGGAGCGTGCGGAGGTGGCGCGGCTGGAACGGGAGCTTCCCGCCGCGCCAGCGGGTCCGGCGGTGCAACTGCTCAGCGTTGATGGGGCGATGGCGCCGCTGGTCGGCGGAACCTGGGCCGAGGTCAAGACGCTGGCCATTGGCACGGTCGAGGCCAGGGCGACCGGGGTCCGGACGCAGGAGCTATCCTATTTCTCACGGCTGGCGGATGCGGAGACGTTCACCCGTCTGGCGACGATCGAGACACAGCGCCGGGGGACAGCTTCGGCCCGGACGGTGGTCGCCGTCGTCGATGGGGCGGCCTGGTGCCAGGGGTTCATTGACACGCAGCGATTCGATGCGGTCCGGGTGCTTGACTTCGCCCATGCGCTGGAGCACCTGGGGCAGGTGGCGCACGCCGTCTACGGGGCGGGCACGTCGTCTGCCAGCGAGTGGCTCGGCCAGCAGGCCCAGGCGTTACGCCATGGCGACGAACAGCAGGTGCTCGATCGGCTCGCGACGCTCGGTGAAGCGCCGCACTGCGGGTCGGAGGCGCGGACGCTGATCCAGCAGAACCACGACTATCTGGCCGCGCGGATCGAGCAGATACGCTACGACACCTTTGTCGCGGCGGGGTATCCGATCGGCAGTGGGTGTGTGGAGAGCGCCAACAAGCTGCTGGTCGAGGCCCGGCTGAAGGGGAGTGGGATGCACTGGGCGCGCGCCAACGTCAATCCAATGCTGGCGTTGCGGACACTCGAGTGTAATCAGCGCTGGGAGGAGGGATGGCCGACCCTCTGGCAGGCCTGGCGGCGTGCCGCCCGCGTCCGTGCCAGTCACCGTCGTCAGGCCCGTCGTGCCTCGGGCCAGGCGCCGACACCGGCCGCGTGCGCAGTTCCGCACCCTGCCGTCGACATCGTCGAACGACCCAGCCGACCCAAAACCATCGTCAACGGCAAGCCCACCATCGACCATCCCTGGCGACGATCCTCACCCATCGCCGCCAAACCATGA
- a CDS encoding acetate--CoA ligase produces MSAPHADLTSQPVAWRPDAGRLARSRALAFARANGLTTWEEIADRAAADPSWFWGAVADELGLVWSRQYDTVLDLSAGPAWPRWFVGGRMNYVVSAVDRHLAERAGEVALVWEGDDGATRSLTYGELAGEVNRLSNTLRALGIGKGDRVGIFMPMLVETAVATLACSRIGAIFVPMFSGYGPDAVATRINDASARLLITADGFYRRGAVVSMKATADAALEQTTTVERVLVVRRTGADVPWTAGRDVWWHDIVPTQPDACEPEDTAADDPYMLIYTSGTTGKPKGAVHVHAGFPVKAAQDLAFCFDVHRGDRLFWLTDLGWMMGPWAIAGGLIAGAAIVLFEGTPDYPEPDRLWEVVERHEATILGISPTVVRALMGRGDDWVERHAMPSLTTLGSTGEPWNPGPWLWTFEKVGKGRCPIVNYSGGTEISGGIVASTTIHPQKPCSFNGPVPGVPADVVDDEGRSLRGEVGELAIRGPWVGMTSGFWHDRQRYEETYWTRIPGIWIHGDWAIIDDDGFWYILGRSDDTLKVAGKRIGPAEIESAAVAHPLVQEAAAIGVPHEIKGEAIVVFVILKPGAVESDALRQEIRETVARHVGKPLQPERVLFVDDLPKTRNAKIMRRVIRGRYLGREDLGDLSSLENAAAVEGIATAR; encoded by the coding sequence ATGAGCGCTCCACACGCCGACCTGACCTCCCAACCCGTCGCCTGGCGTCCCGACGCCGGCCGCCTTGCCCGCAGTCGGGCGCTGGCGTTCGCCCGCGCCAACGGGCTGACCACCTGGGAGGAGATCGCCGACCGCGCCGCCGCCGATCCGTCCTGGTTCTGGGGCGCAGTGGCAGATGAGCTCGGCCTCGTCTGGTCGCGCCAATACGACACAGTGCTCGACCTGTCGGCCGGCCCGGCCTGGCCTCGCTGGTTCGTCGGCGGTCGGATGAACTACGTCGTCAGCGCCGTCGACCGGCATCTCGCGGAACGGGCCGGCGAGGTGGCGCTCGTCTGGGAGGGCGATGATGGCGCAACCCGCTCGCTGACCTATGGCGAGCTGGCCGGCGAGGTCAACCGCCTCTCCAACACGCTGCGCGCGCTGGGGATCGGCAAGGGCGACCGCGTCGGCATCTTCATGCCGATGCTCGTCGAGACGGCCGTCGCGACGCTGGCCTGCAGTCGAATTGGCGCGATCTTCGTGCCGATGTTCTCCGGCTACGGCCCGGATGCCGTCGCGACGCGGATCAACGACGCCAGCGCTCGGCTGCTGATCACCGCCGACGGCTTCTACCGGCGCGGTGCGGTCGTCTCGATGAAGGCGACTGCCGACGCGGCCCTGGAGCAGACAACCACCGTCGAGCGCGTCCTGGTCGTCCGCCGCACTGGCGCGGACGTGCCCTGGACCGCCGGCCGTGATGTCTGGTGGCACGACATCGTCCCGACACAGCCCGACGCCTGCGAGCCGGAAGACACTGCCGCCGACGACCCCTACATGCTGATCTACACGTCCGGCACGACCGGCAAGCCGAAGGGCGCTGTCCACGTCCATGCCGGCTTCCCGGTCAAGGCCGCCCAGGACCTGGCGTTCTGCTTCGATGTCCACCGGGGCGACCGGCTGTTCTGGCTGACCGACCTCGGCTGGATGATGGGTCCCTGGGCAATCGCTGGCGGGCTGATCGCTGGCGCGGCAATCGTGCTCTTCGAGGGCACGCCCGACTATCCCGAGCCGGATCGCCTCTGGGAGGTCGTCGAACGCCACGAGGCAACGATCCTCGGCATCTCGCCGACCGTCGTCCGCGCGCTGATGGGTCGTGGCGACGACTGGGTCGAGCGCCACGCGATGCCGTCGCTGACGACGCTGGGCTCGACCGGCGAGCCGTGGAACCCCGGGCCGTGGCTCTGGACGTTCGAGAAGGTCGGCAAGGGCCGTTGCCCGATCGTGAACTACTCCGGCGGCACCGAGATCAGCGGCGGTATTGTCGCGTCGACGACGATCCACCCGCAGAAGCCCTGCTCGTTCAACGGCCCCGTGCCGGGTGTGCCGGCCGATGTCGTCGACGACGAAGGCCGCTCGCTGCGTGGCGAGGTCGGCGAGCTGGCCATCCGGGGACCCTGGGTCGGGATGACCAGCGGCTTCTGGCACGATCGCCAGCGCTACGAGGAGACGTACTGGACGCGGATACCCGGCATCTGGATCCACGGCGACTGGGCGATTATCGACGATGACGGCTTCTGGTACATCCTCGGTCGCTCGGACGACACGCTCAAGGTGGCCGGCAAGCGGATCGGGCCGGCCGAGATCGAGTCTGCCGCCGTCGCTCACCCGCTCGTCCAGGAGGCGGCGGCGATCGGCGTGCCGCACGAGATCAAGGGCGAGGCGATCGTCGTGTTCGTCATTCTGAAGCCCGGCGCTGTCGAGTCCGACGCGCTGCGCCAGGAGATCCGCGAGACGGTTGCCCGCCACGTCGGCAAGCCGCTGCAGCCGGAACGCGTGCTCTTCGTCGATGACCTGCCGAAGACGCGCAACGCCAAGATCATGCGGCGGGTCATTCGCGGCCGCTATCTCGGGCGCGAGGACCTCGGCGACCTCTCCTCGCTGGAGAATGCTGCCGCCGTCGAAGGGATTGCCACTGCCCGTTGA
- the ilvD gene encoding dihydroxy-acid dehydratase codes for MDQTTQFDPRHKSRVMNDGRDRAAARAMLHAIGFSDDDLRKPIIGVAHSWIGTMPCNYGLRRLAQQVMAGIRTAGGTPMEVNTIAISDGVTMGTEGMKASLVSREVIADSIELVARGHMFDAIVILAACDKTLPASAMALIRLDIPGFVLYGGSIYPGRFHNRDVTIVDVFEGVGANAAGRMTDEDLSILEHAACPGSGACGGQFTANTMAGALETLGLSPVGMASVPQDDPKKEKIGFRAGEVIMDQLRQGLLPSQILTRPAFENMIASACATGGSTNIVLHSLAMAREAGIDLTIDDFNAISERTPVIADLMPGGQYTAVDVYNAGGIELITKRLIEGGVVDGSQLTPTGQTLTEATAHAEPTEGQKVVYTVEAPLKPTGGLVILKGNLAPEGSVIKIAAADRGYQRGPARVFEREEDAMHAVTEGQINAGDIIVIRYEGPRGGPGMREMLGVTGALVGAGLGHTVGLLTDGRFSGGTRGFCIGHVAPEAALGGPIAALREGDMITIDIPSTTLSVELTDAEIAERMRDWTAPKPHYESGVFAKYASLVSSAAEGAITRPIW; via the coding sequence ATGGACCAGACGACGCAGTTCGATCCACGGCACAAGAGTCGGGTGATGAACGACGGTCGAGACCGGGCGGCCGCGCGAGCGATGCTCCACGCGATCGGCTTCTCGGACGATGACCTGCGCAAGCCAATCATCGGCGTCGCGCACTCCTGGATCGGGACGATGCCCTGCAACTACGGCCTGCGCCGGCTGGCCCAGCAGGTGATGGCCGGCATCCGCACGGCCGGCGGCACGCCGATGGAGGTCAACACGATCGCCATCTCCGACGGCGTCACGATGGGCACCGAGGGCATGAAGGCGTCCCTCGTCTCGCGCGAGGTGATCGCCGATTCGATCGAGCTGGTCGCGCGCGGCCACATGTTCGACGCGATCGTCATCCTGGCGGCCTGCGATAAGACGCTGCCGGCCTCGGCGATGGCGCTCATCCGCCTCGATATCCCCGGCTTCGTCCTCTACGGCGGCTCGATCTACCCGGGCCGCTTCCACAACCGCGACGTCACGATCGTCGATGTCTTCGAGGGCGTCGGCGCAAACGCGGCCGGCCGGATGACCGATGAGGATCTCAGCATCCTCGAGCACGCCGCCTGCCCCGGCTCCGGCGCCTGTGGCGGGCAGTTCACCGCCAACACGATGGCCGGCGCGCTGGAGACGCTCGGCCTCTCGCCGGTCGGCATGGCCAGCGTCCCGCAGGACGACCCAAAGAAGGAGAAGATCGGCTTCCGCGCCGGCGAGGTCATCATGGACCAGTTGCGCCAGGGCCTGTTGCCGAGCCAGATCCTGACCCGGCCGGCCTTCGAGAACATGATCGCCTCGGCCTGCGCGACCGGTGGCTCGACCAACATCGTCCTCCACTCGCTGGCGATGGCTCGCGAGGCCGGCATCGACCTGACGATCGACGACTTCAACGCCATCTCCGAGCGCACCCCGGTCATCGCCGACCTGATGCCAGGCGGCCAGTACACCGCAGTAGATGTCTACAACGCCGGCGGGATCGAGCTGATCACCAAGCGGCTGATCGAGGGCGGCGTCGTCGATGGCTCGCAACTGACGCCGACCGGCCAGACGCTCACCGAGGCAACGGCCCACGCCGAGCCGACCGAGGGACAGAAGGTTGTCTACACCGTCGAGGCGCCGTTGAAGCCGACCGGCGGGCTGGTGATCCTCAAGGGCAACCTCGCGCCAGAGGGCAGTGTCATCAAGATCGCTGCCGCTGATCGTGGCTACCAGCGCGGGCCGGCTCGCGTCTTCGAGCGCGAGGAGGACGCGATGCACGCCGTCACCGAGGGACAGATCAACGCTGGCGACATCATCGTCATCCGCTACGAGGGACCCAGGGGCGGCCCCGGCATGCGCGAGATGCTCGGCGTCACCGGCGCGCTGGTCGGCGCTGGCCTGGGGCACACTGTCGGGCTGCTGACCGATGGCCGCTTCTCCGGCGGAACGCGCGGCTTCTGCATCGGCCACGTCGCCCCGGAGGCTGCGCTCGGCGGACCGATTGCCGCCCTGCGTGAGGGCGATATGATCACCATCGACATTCCCAGCACGACTCTCTCGGTCGAGCTCACCGACGCCGAGATCGCCGAGCGCATGCGCGACTGGACCGCGCCGAAGCCGCACTATGAGAGCGGCGTCTTCGCCAAGTACGCGTCACTCGTCTCCAGCGCCGCCGAGGGCGCGATCACCCGGCCGATCTGGTAG
- a CDS encoding MFS transporter yields the protein MDDEPREREVADAEADTYNARGVGVASFAHFSHDMYSSFIGPLIPAIRDQLGIPLFLVSLMIPAQQMPSVFQPLIGYVADRTSRRWFVVVAPGLAAISLSSLGLAPNITVVLLLLLISGLASAMFHAPAVSLVGEYGGRRMGRAMSIFMSGGELARTIGPLIITGAIALFTLRGSFVVAIFGIIASVLLYFTLDTTGAEASHRDRTQPGFGAIFRSRRRAVSSILAFSMLIGIVTTPFNFFLVEFLVQRGHGEWYGGFALSTLFAAGIVGALFFGGLSDRIGRRAVLFVLVAATPVFMSLYLWLENGSWMVLGVLALAGAAMMAPRTIILALAAEVVPEARGPMAGMLLALGFVSQSVAALSFGALSDAIGIDTAYWFVPFAALFCLPVVALMPRN from the coding sequence TTGGATGACGAGCCGCGCGAGCGCGAGGTTGCAGACGCGGAAGCAGACACCTACAACGCCCGCGGCGTCGGCGTGGCGTCATTCGCTCACTTCTCACACGACATGTATTCGTCCTTCATCGGGCCGCTCATCCCGGCAATTCGCGATCAGCTCGGCATCCCGCTCTTCCTCGTCAGCCTGATGATCCCGGCCCAGCAGATGCCCAGCGTCTTTCAGCCGCTGATCGGCTACGTCGCGGACCGTACCAGCCGTCGCTGGTTCGTCGTCGTTGCGCCCGGACTGGCGGCCATCTCGCTGTCGTCGCTGGGTCTGGCGCCGAACATCACCGTCGTGCTCCTCCTGCTGCTCATCTCGGGCCTCGCGTCGGCGATGTTCCACGCGCCGGCCGTCTCGCTTGTCGGCGAGTACGGTGGCCGGCGGATGGGCCGGGCGATGTCGATCTTCATGTCCGGTGGCGAGCTGGCGCGGACGATCGGCCCGCTGATCATCACCGGGGCGATTGCGCTGTTCACGTTGCGGGGCTCGTTCGTCGTGGCGATCTTCGGGATCATCGCGTCGGTGCTGCTCTACTTCACGCTCGACACCACCGGCGCGGAGGCATCGCACCGCGATCGGACCCAGCCGGGCTTTGGCGCGATCTTTCGCTCGCGCCGCCGGGCGGTCTCGTCGATCCTGGCCTTCTCGATGCTGATCGGTATTGTCACGACGCCGTTCAACTTCTTCCTCGTCGAGTTCCTTGTCCAGCGCGGCCACGGCGAGTGGTATGGCGGCTTCGCGCTCTCGACGCTCTTCGCCGCGGGGATCGTCGGCGCGCTCTTCTTCGGTGGTCTCTCCGACCGGATCGGACGACGCGCAGTGCTGTTTGTGCTTGTCGCTGCCACGCCGGTGTTTATGTCACTCTATCTCTGGCTGGAGAACGGCAGCTGGATGGTGCTCGGAGTGCTTGCGCTGGCCGGCGCGGCCATGATGGCCCCACGGACGATCATCCTGGCGCTGGCGGCTGAGGTCGTCCCCGAGGCGCGTGGCCCGATGGCCGGGATGCTGTTGGCGCTGGGCTTCGTCTCGCAGAGCGTCGCCGCGCTCAGCTTCGGCGCGCTCTCCGACGCGATCGGGATCGACACCGCCTACTGGTTCGTCCCGTTCGCCGCGCTGTTCTGCCTGCCCGTAGTCGCGCTGATGCCGCGGAACTAG
- a CDS encoding amidase family protein — protein MPDPWPIVDTLWSVAQAGVHKDDFDRVRDLIDPGRIPIIEYGRSLSGVDIYAAGVQRNIWYDAMRKLMDRYDLLVTPQLPVTAFAAGDDQPGTIDGAPTTYLGWTGFTYPFNVTGQPAATIPCGFARDGLPVALQFVGRWHDDATVLRAAAAWEDRFPWHARPPLG, from the coding sequence TTGCCCGACCCATGGCCGATCGTCGACACACTCTGGTCGGTTGCCCAGGCCGGCGTCCACAAGGATGATTTCGACCGGGTCCGGGACCTGATCGATCCCGGGCGCATCCCGATCATCGAGTATGGCCGCTCGCTCTCAGGCGTAGATATCTATGCGGCCGGCGTCCAGCGCAATATCTGGTACGACGCGATGCGAAAGCTGATGGATCGCTACGACCTGCTGGTGACGCCACAACTGCCGGTCACCGCGTTTGCGGCCGGCGACGATCAGCCCGGCACGATCGACGGCGCGCCGACGACCTATCTGGGCTGGACTGGCTTCACCTATCCGTTCAACGTCACCGGCCAGCCGGCCGCGACGATCCCTTGTGGGTTCGCCCGCGACGGGTTGCCGGTTGCGCTGCAGTTCGTCGGCCGCTGGCACGACGACGCGACGGTGTTGCGCGCCGCCGCCGCCTGGGAAGATCGCTTCCCCTGGCACGCACGGCCTCCGCTGGGCTGA
- a CDS encoding amidase family protein: MDSTDLCYLSATELLTAYRARTLSPVEVTRAILERIDRVNPTLNAYVTVTAERAMDDARAAEATWMSGNPTGSLIGVPVSIKDITPTKGIRTTRGSLLYANWVPEEDAPFVEHVYAAGAVMLGKTNTPELGWKGDSGNRVFGPTHNPWKHGRTAGGSSGGAAAAVAAGLGPLASGTDGAGSIRMPAGFCGVFGLKPSFGRLAYYPPSSVESLAHVGPITRTVRDAALLMNITAGADARDRATWPLAEDYLAGCEGGIAGLRVAWSSDLGFAPIDPEVRELTTAAACEARRARLPCRGDRARFARPMADRRHTLVGCPGRRPQG, translated from the coding sequence GTGGATTCGACTGATCTCTGCTACCTGTCGGCGACGGAGCTGCTGACGGCGTACCGGGCGAGAACGCTGTCACCGGTCGAGGTGACAAGAGCAATCCTGGAGCGCATCGATCGAGTGAACCCGACGCTGAACGCCTACGTCACCGTCACCGCCGAGCGGGCAATGGATGACGCTCGAGCAGCGGAAGCCACCTGGATGAGCGGCAACCCCACCGGCTCGCTGATCGGCGTCCCAGTCTCGATCAAGGACATCACTCCGACGAAGGGCATCCGCACGACGCGCGGGTCGTTGCTCTACGCCAACTGGGTTCCGGAGGAGGACGCGCCGTTCGTCGAGCATGTCTACGCGGCCGGCGCGGTGATGCTGGGCAAGACCAACACGCCAGAGCTGGGCTGGAAGGGGGACTCGGGCAATCGGGTCTTCGGGCCGACACACAACCCGTGGAAGCATGGCCGGACGGCCGGCGGATCGAGTGGCGGCGCGGCGGCGGCGGTCGCAGCCGGTCTGGGCCCACTGGCCTCCGGCACTGACGGCGCGGGGTCGATCCGGATGCCGGCCGGCTTCTGCGGCGTCTTCGGGCTGAAGCCATCGTTCGGCCGGCTGGCGTACTACCCGCCGAGCTCCGTGGAAAGCCTCGCTCACGTGGGGCCGATCACGCGCACTGTCCGCGACGCAGCGCTGCTGATGAACATCACCGCCGGCGCCGACGCGCGCGATCGCGCCACCTGGCCGCTCGCCGAGGACTATCTCGCTGGCTGCGAGGGCGGCATCGCCGGACTCCGCGTGGCATGGTCGTCGGACCTGGGCTTCGCGCCGATCGACCCCGAGGTGCGCGAGCTGACGACAGCGGCAGCCTGCGAAGCTCGGCGAGCTCGGCTGCCATGTCGAGGAGATCGAGCTCGATTTGCCCGACCCATGGCCGATCGTCGACACACTCTGGTCGGTTGCCCAGGCCGGCGTCCACAAGGATGA
- a CDS encoding MBL fold metallo-hydrolase, producing MPELIVLGTAQDGGMPHAGCRCVNCERARRDPGFRRLPPAVGIRAGDATALIDATHAFAEQVHLLQSTASDFLPEKRYAPPATVLLTHTHTGHYVGLWQLDRSVLSAKAVRVLGPPQTIALLATNEPWRQMVVDGFITLAPLALNTTFEVVPGVQVTPMPVPHRSEWGADTVAYRIDGPNQSVLYLPDIDAWDVWEHDICEVVASVDVALLDGTFWEPFSRPGVPHPPVRDSLDRLASVARDGQSQIIFTHLNHTNPAVDPDSAEAIEVRERGFAVADEGQIIPL from the coding sequence ATGCCAGAGCTCATAGTACTCGGAACAGCTCAGGATGGCGGGATGCCACACGCTGGCTGCCGCTGCGTGAACTGCGAGCGAGCGCGGCGCGATCCGGGGTTTCGTCGTCTCCCGCCAGCCGTCGGCATCCGCGCCGGAGACGCGACGGCGCTGATCGACGCGACGCACGCGTTTGCCGAACAGGTGCATCTGCTGCAGTCGACAGCGTCTGACTTTCTTCCTGAAAAGCGCTACGCGCCGCCAGCGACCGTGTTGCTGACGCACACACACACCGGCCACTATGTCGGACTCTGGCAGCTCGACCGGTCGGTGCTGTCCGCCAAGGCCGTCCGCGTCCTCGGTCCGCCGCAGACGATCGCGCTTCTGGCGACGAACGAGCCGTGGCGGCAGATGGTTGTGGACGGGTTCATCACGCTCGCCCCGCTGGCGCTGAACACGACATTCGAGGTCGTGCCAGGCGTGCAGGTCACGCCAATGCCGGTGCCGCATCGCTCCGAGTGGGGGGCCGACACCGTTGCCTATCGGATCGACGGGCCGAACCAGAGCGTCCTGTATCTTCCCGATATCGACGCATGGGACGTCTGGGAGCACGATATCTGCGAGGTCGTCGCATCCGTCGATGTGGCGCTGCTGGATGGCACCTTCTGGGAGCCGTTCAGCCGGCCGGGTGTCCCGCATCCGCCGGTCCGCGACTCGCTCGACCGGCTGGCGTCGGTCGCGCGCGATGGCCAATCACAGATCATCTTCACCCATCTCAATCACACAAACCCGGCGGTCGACCCCGACAGCGCCGAGGCTATCGAGGTGCGCGAGCGTGGGTTTGCCGTTGCGGACGAAGGACAGATCATCCCCTTGTAG
- a CDS encoding Sir2 family NAD-dependent protein deacetylase — protein MTTDSLTAFQTAQIDELAEIVRFHAPLVAFTGAGISTESGIPDYRGPNGLWTSGSQKPFTYDEFMSNPEARREWWRRLPARLDEVEARQPNAGHRALARIERAFVMLAIVTQNIDGLQQAAGSDPARVIELHGSSRQIRCSQCGIVYLAREILEAYSASQEPPPCPNCGGILKSGTISFGEPVPPDALRVAFAVAEQAGVMLVVGSTLLVNPAARVPAVAKKAGSYLAILNKGETGLDDSADLRVDAPAGLALDHLAARLLSATPGS, from the coding sequence ATGACGACGGACTCACTCACCGCATTTCAGACGGCGCAGATCGACGAGCTCGCGGAGATCGTCCGCTTTCATGCGCCGCTGGTTGCCTTCACGGGCGCGGGCATCTCGACCGAGTCCGGCATTCCCGACTACCGCGGCCCGAATGGTCTGTGGACATCCGGCAGCCAGAAGCCGTTCACCTACGACGAGTTCATGTCCAACCCGGAGGCTCGCCGTGAGTGGTGGCGTCGTCTGCCGGCGCGCCTCGATGAGGTCGAGGCCCGGCAGCCGAACGCAGGCCATCGTGCGCTCGCCCGGATCGAGCGAGCGTTCGTGATGCTCGCCATCGTGACCCAGAACATCGACGGGCTTCAGCAGGCGGCCGGCTCCGATCCAGCACGCGTGATCGAGCTCCACGGTAGCAGCCGGCAGATCCGTTGCTCGCAGTGCGGCATTGTCTACCTCGCCCGCGAGATTCTGGAGGCCTACAGCGCTAGCCAGGAGCCGCCGCCGTGTCCGAATTGCGGCGGCATCCTGAAGTCCGGCACGATCTCATTTGGCGAACCCGTGCCGCCGGATGCGTTGCGCGTCGCATTCGCCGTCGCCGAGCAGGCGGGTGTGATGCTCGTCGTTGGATCAACGCTCCTGGTCAACCCGGCCGCCCGAGTGCCAGCGGTCGCGAAGAAGGCTGGGTCGTATCTGGCAATTCTGAACAAGGGCGAGACCGGGCTGGACGACTCCGCCGACCTTCGTGTCGACGCACCGGCCGGACTGGCGCTCGATCACCTTGCGGCGCGGCTGCTCTCGGCCACGCCCGGTTCTTGA